The Pseudomonas sp. FP198 genomic interval GGCAACGTTCAAGGCCTTTACGTGGCCATTCAGGCGGCTCTTATGGCGAGCAGCCTTGTTCTTGTGGATGATGCCTTTATCGGCCATGCGGTCGATAACTGGCACAGCCAGAACGTAAGCAGCTTGTGCTTTTTCAGCGTCTTTTGCGTCGATGGCCTTGACTACGTTTTTGATGTAGGTACGGACCATGGAACGCAGGCTGGCGTTGTGGCTGCGACGCTTCTCAGCCTGTTTTGCACGTTTTTTGGCGGAAGGTGAGTTGGCCACCGTCGAGCTCCTCGAAAGACTTTTTAGGAAATAGCAAACAAAATAGGCCGCGAATCATGCCGATGAGTTGAGGTCTTGTCAAGGGCGGGTGACACGTTCCGCTGAATGGCAGGTGCGGCGCACCGAATGATTTCTTTCCGGCGTGCGACCTGTAAACTCGCGGGCTTTGGCGCTGTGCTGTTTAGCGGCGCGAAGTATCGCACAAGTGGGCGCGTTGTTCGCCTGCTGTTTATCGACAGGCACAAACTCTTTTCATGAATCTGCTCAAATCGTTGGCTGCCGTCAGCTCTATCACGATGCTTTCCCGGATTCTGGGATTCGTTCGCGATACGTTGATCGCGCGGATATTCGGTGCCGGAATGGCCACCGACGCCTTCTTCATCGCCTTCAAGCTGCCCAACCTGCTGCGGC includes:
- the rpsT gene encoding 30S ribosomal protein S20, giving the protein MANSPSAKKRAKQAEKRRSHNASLRSMVRTYIKNVVKAIDAKDAEKAQAAYVLAVPVIDRMADKGIIHKNKAARHKSRLNGHVKALNVAAAA